From the Leptotrichia sp. oral taxon 221 genome, one window contains:
- a CDS encoding autotransporter-associated N-terminal domain-containing protein, producing the protein MTNNLKQLSKELKSFAKKCKDFSYTESALFSFLLTGIVSLANTVITKDKEIKEQRQEINTSIGEIKQEFKRAKIENDKLMKDYNLELVKLMEQGDHVVKSPWSSWQFGINTFAGKWGGSYKGRGDKKGDVIYSRVSKLSKDFPDRTSTYGSTTLSHLTEPVTYIPVEIAINPKIINKPKINVNLPNIQTPQKPRLNVVIDPIRDVTIPTVTAPNKTVSIVEPNAKPFSDFGWSWMNGGKLFQTGYGFVNYNFKDANGNDNSTKLPDNSGYGYQGYTNWSQYAIAENVNLTNGTFWSGVDTSGNVGASATSIAGYDGATYDHSLPYSIANNPFSQISSLFNGERHDYRYRHQSILNLHAGPWNNQPGFTVKNATFYVAGNHGDVNDKDFVLDKKGSGQGLGTEAIHIVGNADLDHVTAYLYGKSAFINNETFRGGKTNITNSNVYVKKDENTIFNLRTEFGPWQDSPYYAGDNPTDYRGWQLSTKFNANVDLTVDHQNNTMYAVKGFAGGLRVDSSGNSSFNGASNIGYSMLGWVPNKYNYINDTYTIATGQSFDTKHTSGVLDREGEANRKDYIPYVKMQNALNMYGDENVGIFFNKMDMSNNGMEQHFDVGIHQGEFDLKFKIGEQLNSNGTATTQNTKGNLSAKGYSDKDVDGNVAVFARSGQRTGVDVKGLYQENANNHGYNGSFFEKDQIHDLIFRNFDITFGKHSKNGFMFLAQNGTVVDIRNDAGTKFTTPQTSFSDNSSALTNDENAGLGTVIAYSEGVWTHADTELTEKSGANIEGKPTEIKVGQDLNMASREGIAYMAQNGGKVTVDGTTKATGRASIIGYADGKNGNTASEITISKAVTATDDGVTANVNKFKNIGGYAKNGGKVNIQGKATINGIGGFANGTGSEVTLGANNNDIKAGVQTGLAAINNGVVNFGGGTIEVKDNVSGDHAASTPFYADSTGKVVITGDTTVNMYNGILVSGTKNDYSKNTGGSERYQGMGKVTAEIKADGVNLGNYDGISATWDGNPTTYLNTINTIPQFKAIHDNGKSYTSTLTNGKLDVTQGTVGLDDSSNNFNNISIANEQVTISGGTTVTSANGKGLSMGSLSGATSNAVTGATGNGMTKYINDGTVNITGGTTTAGAAGINISYGTIENNNKVSVDNGAGLYATNGSKIVNASTGTINVTGSGVGIAALGTDSNAKKNYGTDTKNASNISEKTVEIVNNGTINVAGNDAIAIYAENNTGAARNLVTVDNTSKLSVGTNGVGIALVATTPSTAAGAVNHGATRNGGTINVTTTGTGSDIVTGVNGKGIYAENSNINLNGGNYAIETLDNGVGIFAEGDSTVTGTLDYKYSGANNANGVGIVYDLANATNSATNSANINLTNSTMTTAGLVGLYTTATTGTLTNTGNITSTTTAASEKEFGIASRGANIVNSGNITLDESTSQSVANVGIYNAGDSVVNSGNVTVGKNSIGIYGKGVTLANSGTINAGENGIGIYAEGTASTPVTVDGTINVGDKQAVAIYAIGNGQNIETTANSNLNIGEGSFGFIDAGTGNTITSRTSNVGLQKDSVYIYQNDHTGSVYNYTNLSSVAGTNSPDEIYGIYGNGYIENRGNIDFSNGVGNVGIYSTAGTAKNYGVINVSGSNIVNKQYGIGMATGYYNDVTKTSSNQGTIENYGTINVSQPNSFGMYATGTGSKAVNYGNINLSGNDTIGMFIDQGATGENWGNITTTASGFTKVKGIYVANGGIVKNYGTIRIDSTDKQSAGIWAADGKTADNVEELATGTNPSTGVHQTGTATPKMVVAASTDEKTLGGVTIKTPPKATPVSITIDKTGEIMSVVNVDTDVASPTPSKVTITDLSKGTVNVLDATSYNYSSVPSSTEATSIGMYVDTSGINYTNPIQGLNNLSGLTDVELIFGTEATKYTNSKAIEVGDNILTPYNNALASVISPGGTTLNAYSGSLTWLAQPVKSVATGLLDTLYLVKVPYTGFARKGDKDTYNFLDGLEQRYGVEALGSRERAVFTKLNDLGNAETHIFTQAVDEMKGHQYANTQRRIFETGNTLDKEFKYLHDEWRNPSKQNNKVKIFGMRNEYKTDTAGIVDYTSDAYGIAYVHEDETVKLGNSSGWYAGAVNNRFKFKDLGKSRENQTMLKAGVFKTMSPYNDHNGALRWTVAGDAFVGLNEMKRRFFVVDDVFNAKGDYTSYGAAFKTDLGYDIRMSERTHLKPYGALKMEYGRFSKIKEDSGEIRLEVDGNDYFSVKPEVGLQFKYVQPMAVRTQLSVGLTAAYEKELGRLDDVNNKARVRYTTADWYSLGGEKENRKGNGKFDLNIGIDNTRFGVTVNAGYDTKGENIRGGIGFRAIY; encoded by the coding sequence ATGACAAATAATTTAAAACAATTATCAAAAGAATTAAAATCATTTGCGAAGAAATGTAAAGATTTTAGTTATACGGAATCGGCATTATTTTCGTTTTTGTTGACGGGAATAGTTTCTTTGGCAAATACGGTAATAACGAAAGACAAAGAAATTAAAGAGCAAAGACAAGAGATTAATACTTCGATTGGAGAGATAAAGCAAGAATTTAAGCGAGCAAAAATTGAAAATGATAAATTGATGAAAGACTATAATTTGGAATTGGTAAAATTGATGGAGCAAGGAGATCATGTAGTAAAATCACCTTGGAGCTCATGGCAATTTGGAATCAATACATTTGCAGGGAAATGGGGAGGTTCTTACAAAGGACGTGGAGATAAAAAAGGAGATGTGATTTACAGCAGAGTTAGTAAATTAAGTAAAGATTTTCCAGATAGAACATCAACATATGGTTCAACAACTTTGTCACATTTAACAGAGCCAGTGACATACATACCTGTGGAAATTGCAATAAATCCAAAAATAATCAACAAACCCAAAATAAATGTAAATTTACCAAATATACAAACACCACAAAAACCTAGATTGAATGTGGTTATTGATCCGATTAGGGATGTGACTATTCCTACGGTTACAGCACCAAATAAGACGGTTTCAATAGTGGAGCCTAATGCGAAGCCATTTTCTGATTTTGGTTGGAGTTGGATGAATGGTGGAAAATTATTTCAAACTGGGTATGGATTTGTAAATTATAATTTTAAAGATGCTAATGGAAATGATAACTCAACTAAACTACCAGATAATTCAGGTTATGGGTATCAAGGATATACTAACTGGTCGCAATATGCTATAGCTGAAAATGTTAATTTAACTAATGGGACATTTTGGTCTGGTGTTGATACTAGTGGAAATGTAGGAGCAAGTGCCACAAGTATAGCAGGATATGATGGAGCAACTTATGATCATTCATTACCTTATTCAATTGCTAATAATCCATTTAGTCAAATAAGTAGCTTATTTAATGGCGAAAGACACGATTATAGATATAGACACCAAAGTATTTTAAATCTTCATGCAGGTCCTTGGAATAATCAACCTGGATTTACTGTGAAAAATGCAACTTTCTATGTTGCTGGAAACCACGGAGATGTCAATGATAAAGATTTTGTATTGGATAAAAAAGGAAGTGGACAAGGGCTTGGAACTGAAGCAATACATATAGTGGGAAATGCAGATTTAGACCATGTAACTGCGTATTTGTATGGAAAGTCAGCATTTATTAACAATGAAACTTTTAGAGGTGGAAAAACTAATATAACAAATTCAAATGTATATGTTAAAAAAGATGAAAATACTATATTTAATTTAAGAACAGAATTTGGTCCTTGGCAAGATTCACCTTATTACGCAGGAGATAATCCTACTGATTACAGAGGTTGGCAACTTTCTACTAAATTTAATGCAAATGTAGATTTAACTGTAGATCATCAAAATAATACGATGTATGCTGTGAAAGGATTTGCTGGTGGACTTAGAGTAGATAGTTCTGGAAATTCTTCGTTTAATGGAGCTTCGAACATTGGATATTCTATGTTGGGATGGGTTCCTAATAAATATAATTATATTAATGATACTTATACAATAGCTACAGGACAAAGTTTTGATACTAAACATACTTCAGGAGTTTTGGATAGAGAAGGAGAAGCTAATAGAAAAGATTATATTCCTTACGTTAAAATGCAAAATGCTCTTAACATGTACGGAGATGAAAATGTAGGAATCTTCTTTAATAAAATGGATATGAGTAATAATGGAATGGAACAACATTTTGATGTTGGTATTCACCAAGGGGAATTTGATTTGAAATTTAAAATTGGGGAACAATTAAATTCAAATGGTACAGCGACAACTCAGAATACAAAAGGGAATTTATCAGCAAAAGGATATTCAGATAAAGATGTAGATGGTAACGTGGCAGTATTTGCTAGATCTGGACAAAGAACAGGTGTAGATGTAAAAGGACTATATCAAGAAAATGCAAATAACCACGGTTATAACGGAAGTTTCTTTGAAAAAGATCAAATACATGATTTAATATTCAGAAACTTTGACATAACTTTTGGAAAACATTCTAAAAATGGATTTATGTTCTTGGCACAAAATGGAACAGTAGTTGATATTAGAAATGATGCAGGAACTAAATTTACAACGCCTCAAACAAGTTTTTCTGATAATAGTAGTGCTTTGACAAATGATGAAAATGCTGGACTTGGTACAGTTATTGCTTATTCAGAAGGTGTTTGGACTCATGCTGATACCGAATTGACAGAAAAATCTGGAGCTAATATAGAAGGAAAACCAACAGAAATTAAAGTAGGGCAAGACCTTAATATGGCGAGTCGTGAAGGGATTGCTTATATGGCACAAAATGGAGGAAAAGTTACTGTCGACGGAACAACGAAAGCAACAGGTAGAGCTTCTATAATTGGTTATGCTGATGGTAAAAATGGAAATACTGCTTCAGAAATAACAATCTCAAAAGCAGTAACAGCTACTGATGATGGAGTTACAGCTAATGTAAATAAATTCAAAAACATCGGAGGATATGCTAAAAACGGAGGAAAAGTAAACATCCAAGGGAAAGCAACAATAAACGGTATCGGTGGATTTGCAAATGGAACCGGTTCGGAAGTTACTTTAGGAGCTAATAATAATGATATTAAAGCAGGAGTTCAAACTGGATTGGCTGCTATAAATAATGGTGTGGTTAATTTCGGTGGAGGAACTATTGAAGTTAAAGATAATGTGTCTGGAGACCATGCAGCTTCTACGCCGTTCTATGCTGATTCTACTGGTAAAGTAGTTATCACTGGAGACACGACTGTTAATATGTATAATGGAATATTAGTCAGTGGGACTAAAAACGATTATTCAAAAAATACTGGTGGTTCTGAAAGATATCAAGGAATGGGAAAAGTTACTGCTGAGATAAAAGCAGATGGAGTAAACTTAGGAAACTACGATGGAATATCAGCAACTTGGGATGGAAATCCAACAACTTATTTGAATACAATAAATACTATACCTCAGTTTAAAGCCATCCATGATAATGGAAAATCGTATACAAGTACTCTAACAAACGGAAAATTAGATGTTACTCAAGGAACTGTCGGATTAGATGATTCAAGTAATAACTTCAATAATATTAGTATTGCAAATGAGCAAGTTACTATTTCAGGAGGTACAACAGTTACTAGTGCAAATGGAAAAGGTCTTTCAATGGGTTCTTTAAGTGGAGCAACTTCGAATGCAGTTACTGGCGCTACTGGTAATGGTATGACAAAATATATTAATGACGGAACAGTAAATATTACTGGTGGAACAACTACTGCTGGTGCTGCGGGAATTAATATAAGTTATGGAACAATTGAAAATAATAACAAAGTTAGTGTTGATAACGGTGCTGGACTTTATGCTACAAATGGAAGTAAAATTGTAAATGCTAGTACAGGAACAATTAATGTTACAGGAAGTGGAGTAGGAATTGCAGCTCTTGGAACGGATTCTAATGCTAAGAAAAATTATGGAACAGATACGAAAAATGCTTCAAATATTTCAGAAAAAACAGTTGAGATTGTTAATAATGGCACTATAAATGTAGCTGGAAATGATGCGATTGCAATTTATGCGGAAAATAATACTGGAGCAGCTAGAAACTTAGTTACTGTTGACAATACTTCTAAACTTTCTGTTGGAACAAATGGAGTAGGAATTGCGTTAGTTGCAACGACTCCTAGTACAGCAGCAGGTGCAGTTAATCATGGAGCTACTAGAAATGGTGGAACAATTAATGTTACAACTACTGGTACTGGATCTGATATTGTAACTGGTGTAAATGGTAAAGGTATTTATGCAGAAAATTCAAATATTAATTTAAATGGTGGAAATTATGCAATAGAAACACTTGATAATGGAGTAGGAATTTTTGCTGAAGGAGATTCGACTGTAACTGGAACATTAGATTATAAGTATAGTGGAGCGAATAATGCTAATGGAGTAGGAATTGTTTACGATTTAGCGAATGCAACTAATAGTGCGACTAACAGCGCAAATATTAATTTAACAAATTCAACTATGACAACAGCTGGATTAGTAGGACTTTATACGACGGCAACAACTGGAACGCTGACTAATACAGGAAATATCACAAGTACAACAACAGCTGCTTCAGAAAAAGAATTTGGAATTGCGTCTCGTGGAGCAAATATCGTAAATAGTGGTAATATCACTTTGGATGAGTCTACTTCTCAATCTGTTGCAAATGTTGGTATTTACAATGCAGGAGATTCAGTTGTAAATAGTGGAAATGTTACAGTTGGGAAAAATTCAATTGGAATTTATGGAAAAGGTGTAACATTGGCTAATAGTGGAACAATTAATGCAGGAGAAAATGGAATTGGAATTTACGCTGAGGGAACAGCATCAACACCTGTAACTGTTGACGGAACAATTAATGTTGGCGATAAACAAGCTGTCGCTATATATGCAATTGGAAATGGACAAAATATTGAAACAACAGCAAATTCTAACTTGAATATTGGAGAAGGATCATTTGGATTTATTGATGCAGGAACAGGAAATACGATTACTTCAAGAACTTCAAATGTAGGATTGCAAAAAGATTCTGTGTACATTTATCAAAATGATCATACAGGTTCTGTTTATAACTATACTAATTTAAGTTCAGTAGCAGGAACTAATTCGCCAGATGAAATTTACGGAATTTATGGAAACGGATATATAGAAAATAGAGGAAATATTGACTTTAGTAACGGTGTAGGAAATGTTGGAATTTATTCGACAGCCGGAACAGCTAAAAACTACGGAGTAATTAACGTAAGTGGTTCTAATATCGTTAACAAACAATACGGTATTGGTATGGCGACTGGATACTATAATGATGTAACAAAAACTTCTAGTAACCAAGGTACAATCGAAAACTACGGAACAATTAATGTAAGCCAACCAAATTCATTTGGAATGTATGCAACAGGAACTGGTTCAAAAGCTGTAAACTACGGAAATATTAATTTATCAGGAAATGATACAATTGGAATGTTCATTGACCAAGGAGCAACAGGAGAAAACTGGGGTAACATTACAACAACAGCTAGTGGATTCACAAAAGTTAAAGGTATTTATGTAGCCAACGGAGGAATCGTTAAAAACTATGGTACAATCAGAATTGATTCAACTGATAAGCAAAGTGCTGGAATTTGGGCAGCAGATGGTAAAACTGCAGATAATGTAGAAGAACTTGCTACAGGAACTAATCCAAGTACTGGTGTTCACCAAACAGGAACAGCAACTCCGAAAATGGTTGTAGCAGCGTCAACAGATGAAAAAACATTAGGAGGAGTAACTATTAAAACTCCACCAAAAGCAACACCAGTATCAATAACTATTGATAAAACAGGTGAAATTATGTCAGTAGTAAATGTAGATACAGATGTGGCTAGTCCAACTCCATCGAAAGTAACAATTACAGATTTATCAAAAGGAACTGTAAATGTGTTAGATGCTACAAGCTACAATTATTCTAGCGTACCATCATCAACAGAAGCAACATCTATTGGAATGTATGTAGATACATCAGGAATAAATTATACAAATCCTATTCAAGGACTTAATAATTTAAGCGGACTTACCGATGTTGAGTTGATTTTTGGAACTGAAGCTACGAAATATACTAATTCAAAAGCTATAGAAGTTGGAGATAATATATTAACACCGTATAATAATGCATTGGCAAGCGTAATTAGTCCTGGAGGAACAACATTAAATGCTTATTCTGGAAGTTTAACTTGGCTAGCACAACCAGTAAAATCTGTAGCAACAGGATTGCTTGATACACTTTACTTAGTAAAAGTTCCGTATACAGGATTTGCTAGAAAAGGAGATAAAGATACATATAACTTCTTAGATGGATTAGAACAAAGATACGGAGTGGAAGCACTTGGTTCAAGAGAAAGAGCAGTATTTACTAAGTTAAATGATCTTGGAAATGCAGAAACTCATATTTTCACTCAAGCAGTGGATGAGATGAAAGGTCATCAATATGCAAATACTCAACGTAGAATTTTTGAAACAGGAAATACTTTAGATAAAGAATTTAAATATTTACACGACGAATGGAGAAATCCTTCTAAACAAAATAACAAAGTTAAAATCTTTGGTATGAGAAATGAGTATAAGACAGATACAGCTGGAATTGTTGATTATACAAGTGATGCGTATGGGATAGCTTATGTACATGAAGATGAAACTGTTAAATTAGGAAATAGTTCAGGATGGTATGCAGGAGCTGTAAACAATAGATTTAAATTTAAAGATTTAGGTAAATCTAGAGAAAATCAAACTATGTTAAAAGCAGGTGTATTTAAAACAATGTCGCCTTACAATGATCATAACGGTGCATTGAGATGGACAGTTGCTGGAGATGCATTTGTCGGTCTAAATGAAATGAAACGTAGATTCTTTGTAGTAGATGACGTATTCAA